In the Hermetia illucens chromosome 1, iHerIll2.2.curated.20191125, whole genome shotgun sequence genome, TACCTCTCCTACATAGCGCATTCCAGATATACCCCCTGTTGACGCGGTCGAAAaccttctcgaaattgatgaactgCAGGTGAAGCAGAGATCTAAACACATAACGACGACGAGCAGCTTAAAAGGTAAAGGGAACAGATAATAGCTAACATTATTTTGAAATACATTGACTTGCTTGATTGACAGACAGTTGACTAGTTTTTGTTTTgcatccttctgcattgactcATCAGCAATTGGCGCCATTTTAGAACAATATGCGGAATTcaaatcttcgcttcacctagtCTTTATCAATTTCGAGAACGACTGAGTCGCCCCAGGAGCATAAGATCGCCAGCCGAGTTTCCTGCTATTACTGCATTCCATATATACacgtgcgaactcttggccgcgttcgagagaaaaatcctccgaaaaatgtttggccccctacataagcctacataatgacgaaatctatgagcgataccacgaccgtctggttgtggataaaatccgactcaatatgttacggtgggcgggtgacttaatccgtatggatgaggatgatcaagcccggaaagtctataagggcaatatatatggtagaaaatgaagacgaggcagaccctgcctaagatggagcgatggcgtaggtcaggacgccagatagcttttagagatatagctttagggatatcggcgcaaaaccgggatgtctggagttccttattaaggcaggcctagacgcgccgctggtgatgatgatgatgatgatatatacaCATGGTTCTGTGATGTTCTGTAATGGAATGTTATccgtctcctatttttattggctATTTCTGCTTTTCTCGGATCTTACTTCCATTGTTATCCGGTGTATCCTTCTTGAGGCACCATATCGTTAGTAGAATCATGAATGAATGATTTAACTTGAATGTCTGAAAGAACCATAAGCTACTCACTACCGCGCGACTATTTTCTTTGACCACCGGGAACCATTAATGTTCAAACATCATCTATTGGGTGACTTTACAGGTAATTATAAAGATCTAAACAGCACCCATCACATCATTACCGAAGCATCTGGAAGAACCCTACAGTTTACCTCTGTTAAACTAATTCAATATTCAGTTCAATGGCTGCAAGCTTTTTCTGGGATAAGCGCCGCGGTGTTGGTTTAACAAacggcattggatcagtaaataTGGTTGGCAATTACCCCTAAATGGGGTATTCACCACCAAACATGTCTCCGTGCGTCTTTTTTACTGATcaggatcttctacgataaaaaaaaatcacatgaCCGAGAGCCTATGTTCTGATATCAAATTTATTAGAAGCAGCGATGTTGTCTCACTATATCCTCAGGACCAAGCTGTGGTCTTCTcacaatatcagattaatgaTAAGAGGAGAAATATCATAATTGCTCTGGGTACCTCTGTGTCCTCTGCCGACACAAgaactaaaaaaaaactacagttCACTGaaatgcggttcagctccctccaggacttcccgaaaTGTTTGCattccttctccactgttctggACCATGTGTTCCTGGAACGGCCCATTCGTCATCTATTTTGGAATAgttgattccactgcatggcatagccagaaATGGAGTCGCCGCATTTCTTGATGTTTGGcgtatccattgccactttagTCTTCTTCTAATAACTGTCCTGTGTGCTGACGGAGTTCTTCGTTCGAATtggtatcaggccagcgtacctcGATGACTCATCACAGCCAAGTGTTATAATTTTCCATGTttaactcccatatagcaacacagaaaaacattagcacaaaacagtctcaaaTTGATCTTAATGTTGAGATATCTGCATTTACCTATTTTAGATAAGGCAGCGAAGGCCGATCTAACGCTTGTAATCAAGTTTGGTGCCATCGTTACCAGAAATGCCacctcctagatatacaaattgatcaacaccttcgatgttctgccaattaatgcagatagggatagTGCGATGCCTCTTAGATAGAAAATTAGTAAATACTTTAGTACTTATGAACGAGTTATAGCAGACTATAGTAAACACTCTGTTATTAGCAAATGAGAACTGTCGCGAGTCTTCCTGCAGTATATTTAATCCCGACGAAGTTTGGgcagtggtaaatgaggaggttctagacgcagcgaaAAGATTCACTGAAAAAAAGACCCCAGGACCGGATTTCCCTGAAAGTAGTCGTTAGGACAGCGCCAGGTATATTAGCCCAAGTTTTTTTGGCAGCTTTTATGGAGGGaaagagaattccccgagcaatggaaactAAAAAAGGTCATACTCATGTCGaaggtaggtaaaccattggaAGATCCCTCCTAATATATAGTCATAAGTTGGGTCAATACCATTGATAAACTATACTTGGTAATacacaacagactgctcgctgtcacagagaagaaaaaagaccTTTCCGACAAAGAATTCAGATTTCGTTAGGCGAAATCCATTGCCCACGCAATCAATGGGTGACTGGCTTGGTCTAGGTTGCAATACAAGTAATAACTCTCGACGTAACAAATGCGTTCAATacagcaaaatggaaaaaaatcatcgaagcCCTCGTCAAGCTACAGGCCCCGAAATGCAATGTACGCATTGTTGTTGAGTTTTTTCTTGGAAGaggactttactgcgactcggacgatgtgTTTAAAATATTCACGACAACTTGCAGGGTGCCACAGGGTTCCGTCCTAGGTCCTTCACTGTGGCTAGTTATATATGATGGAGTGGTAACGCTACGCcttccggacaacgtgacaaccaCTGGTTCCGCCGATAATATTGGAATAATAGTAGTTGAAATCATCCAAACGAGATCGAGAACTACCAAAATGAAGCGGAGATAAATTCTTGGTTGAGAAATTCCGGCCTATTACTTGCTAAACATAAAATAGAAGTAGTTTTCAtcggcaagagaagaaagaaaacaaccGTAAAAATCAAACTTGGTGAACAGACAATTCACCCCCAAATATGctaaaatacttgggagtaatgattgacagatACTACACTTTGTTgtccgaatggctcaagtgattagagGGCTGGGCTATCGTATCGGAAGgtcgaggttcaaatctcactggtggcagaaggatttgttatcgtaactggatgtcagatatagtcgactcagctgtgaataagtacctaagtcaaatcagggtcataatctcgggtgagcgcaatgcctccaacagtgtactgtagtgtaccgttacggtcttgaatgaagtactccaacacacttcaaggccctgatctaatctAGATTGTTGTGTCAGCGATTATTATAATGATTGACAGAAGGCTcaacttcaaaaaacacattgagtgcgccgcAACTAAaccatcttccatcgctgcaacgatctcaAGGATACTACCGAATATTGATGTACCAAGACAGAGTTGACGTCTTCTGCTTTCTAGGGCAGTCAGCTCCGTGCTTCTCTACGCAACTTCTGTTTAGGTAACTGTTCTGGGTAACAAAGTAAACTGTAGAAAAtagggaatggcgtatcgactaagtgcactccgggtatgcagcgCGAATCGGACAACattaggagaagcagcatatgtactagcagggatttctatgacaaaacgtatgcaggtCGGGAGGCTAGCGTAATTCGGCGGCAGCTGGCACGGAGGGAATCTACCGAagagtggcaaaagagatggtaTGAGTCACAAACTGGCAGTTGaacataccgcatcatttcaGATATTcgaagatggtttgaacgaaaccacgtAGAATTAAGCTGCGAGTTAacccaattcttaagtggacatggaggttatcgtgcttatttatgaTATATCGATTTGCTCACGACGAGTctccatgctgcccaagatggggtaacgtggctgagaatgcggagcatgtcatatatgattgccccaggtttacAGCCTACCCAACAAGAACGGAAGTAGAGACAGGCGCTCCACGCTTGTGGAGTTCatactggagtcaacggatgcttggaaccaggttgtaaaggaACTGCAAACTATTCACCAGTAGCTTAGGCAAGAAGAACCACGACGAAAACAGGAAAGGGAGAGAAACATATTAAGCCgtagttaaaagctgatccagccccacgacgcAACACTTTATAGAAGTTCCGTGGggggaatgagaaggaggtggcttTAGTGAGAAAaaatctcacataactgcatgacaGAATCCAACAGTAGGCTTTGAACCTTTCCAATGCCGAAAAAAGACAGAGAGgaaaaaaaccgattttaataagtttttgttttacacaaaaccttaacaaggagCATAGGCTACAATCAGCAACATTGCCTGTTTCAACATCGCTGGGAGTCATCAACTCTTGCCTTCCCTATAGAAAAGGTTCCCAAACTTCAGAAGAACGTAGATTAGGACGTTTTGCTGCTAATATGTAACCCagaaaaggaaggaaagaaaaCGAAGCCTTGTAGTTTTATCCTTGGATCAAATCCATAAGTGCAGCACATTCAAGAATGATGACATTCATCAACgtgaatattattatataaaaaaacatAGGGCGCTACTTCCTTCAAGTTCTCGTAAAAGGAAACTCAGGATCAGTCTGCAATCAATTTGCCAAAGTGAAGTCGTAATTTGTCAATGCGGTCAACGAGCATCAGATCTCGATTATACACTGCGAATCTATGTTCAAAATGGAAAGTAAAAGTTAAAATTGAACTACTATCAAGAAACTGACGAAGTAAACGCAATCTGCGACCTCATAGTCGAATCCTGCAgagtttttaaaaagaaaatcaaagatCCTTGTTCTAAAAGAGAAGAAATATTTCCGTTTGCAAAAGTCATATTGAATCGGAAGTGAACTTACATTTTGGCAGAGCACCTGATGCTTTTCGGCAAATCAAGATAACTTTCCACAACAAAAAATTACTATATTTTCAGTTGAAGCTCATTTTATCATAGTTGCCTCATCTATTCCCGCATTTAAACAGAAAGTCACACGTCATTTCAATCATCAAACATGAAGCGGATAAAGTGCGACTTAATTAAAAGTCCGCCTCCTCAGCACTTTCCGCCTGAACATGTGCTGGAGACTACTTTGGCGATCATCAAACCAGATGGCATGGTTTACCGAAATGAGATCCTGAAGTTAATCTTAAAAGCAGGATTTCAAATAATTCAGCGCAAAATGGTGCGCCTTTCCCCGGAGCAAGCGTCCGATTTCTATAAAAATAAACATGACTTGAAGGCGTATAATTTGATGGTGTTCAGTCTATCGGAGGGTCCTATCGAAGTCATGTGCTTGGCAAAAGAAGATGCCATTGAAGCCTGGAAATGTCTAATGGGACCTGAAAGGTATCTGCTTAGTCAAAAATTTCTGCTTGGTATCAATGATATATGACAGGTTTCTGACTTCAGAAAAACTGATGCAATACTCTGTTTCCCGGATACTATAAGAGGGAGGTTCTCTACATGTACCGATGATGAACGGAATGTTGTGCATGGGAGTGAAAATGAAAGATGCGCGAGGTTCGagattcatttcttctttccaaaTTGTAAGTAAATGGGTAACATTCGATTGTTTTTCGTGCGAAAGATCTAATTTATTGAAACCTAGGGTCTGCACAAATCATACATCATCACAAATGCTCTACTTCCCCTTACAGTTATAATTGAGCCTATACGACAAGAAGACGCCTACAAACTATGCTGCGAATCTGTACTGATGAGCACTCTATTCGATGGTCTCTACAAGGTGAGTGTCGAAAGGCCGTTTGATCCTGTTACTTGGCTAGCACAATGGCTGCTGCAACACAACCCTCTGAAGCCTGTTGTGAGCGATACATGCGACAGTATGAAGGAGAAAATTAGCGAACTTGAAAAAATAGCAGCTGCCACGGGAACCAAAATATCCACTGCTAAATACAAAGGTTATAGCCATGCCTCGACATCTTCACTTTCGAGTAGCGCCATCAGTTGCATATGCTCCTGTGAGCCATGCTCCACGACCAGTGGTAAATCGGAACGAAGTGTCCACGCCCAAGCGTGCTCTTGCAGCTTAGTCTTGAATCCGAAGGATGTTACCTTTTGCCCTGTTTGCCATAAAACAATGAAGTTCCAGTTGAGACAAAGTTGTGATGAAAGTGCAGTAAGTTCTTCCAGCCATGTGGTGTCAGCTCCTACGTCCAGCAATGTGGAGACACAAACAGAAAGTTCAACCTCGATTTGTTCCTATCCCAAAGTTGCTGAGTTATAATGAAATTGTCTGTGCAGGACACGAAAATTGCACATGATGATGCCTTTATTGTTCAGCGCAAGGTGCAGAAGAATGGACAAATTTTCGACAATTATCTGTTGGATGTTAGTGCACCTTTTAATTTATTGCCAATTATAATATATGATATTTGGTGATTTTGCATATTGCTGCAGTTATAAATGAAATTCTTTacagaaacaaaacaaaaattcacATTCTTGGCAAAATACCAAATGAAAATCATCTGCCGTTAATTAAATCCTATAAATGAAATGATTCAAATAATGTTTTCTTATTGCTATCAGTGCACTCTCTGGAgtattataaaataattttcaaccgGTTTATAGAATATTGGCTGACCTTATCAGTTACCATGAGAGcagataaatttgcaaaaatggTGACTATAGTCAAATCACGATTTTAGTTATTAAAATGAACTTTTTAGATTGGGTAAATTCCCATTCGCTGGACAGGGGTCGGTaccctggagaagagctactcGATCATATATTATGGCGGCCATGTGTTCGAAGTAGGTTTCCCAGTCAGCCAAacaataaaacctgctgttatcggcaaaTGTCAAATCCCATGCACTTGCAAGGCGAGCTTCGAAATACAGGTATAACCctgattaacgttcacgcccttatagaggagactgcagattcggaaAAGGACACCTTCTTCGAGGTAATGAAACGAGCTCTTGGAGATTTCTACAACCATGTAGGCACGAAGCGAtgtttcacgaaatcgttgttgAAAGTATCGGGTTTACGttcggacaccaccttatcGTGGGACCTCTTGTAGttaactactacactaagggtgtccaattATGAATATAAAAACTagggatttaaactctccaagtggtaaaaagtCCCAGACTCCGAATCTACCCACGATCATGAGCAATCGTTTCGCTgctgaggcgcggattttggaggcctcatcaCATTCATGTCCCCCTACCGAGAAATCtgcagaaggcatgctttccgactcaatggaaagcttgcatcTAGTATATACGACAAAGCCAGCTAGAAAGTAAAGTCCGgcaactctcaacttgggagaaactagaaatccgattatggctGGCGCGTCGTAAACGGAGGAGAAAAGCTCGGCAGAAGGGTACTTCAGCCACTTAGAAAGGACTACAGGGGCTACAGGCTGAatgctgcctgtcagaaccttccccttcacccttaccgggaagagcggaagctGGTGAGGTGgaagctactggtttaacgccggtactTAGAAATGGACCCAAAGGTTCGTTAAGTAtttgaaacgagactcttttagaaggtactgtgaggaattggaaTGCGAAAGACAgaattcaaggctgtgcagaatcCTTAGAAGGGATGAGTtgaccaagttggattctctcagAAAACCCgaaggtactttcacgagctccagactggatttagTGCAGACCGTCTTGGAAgcacaccatccgggagaactggtgagagaagtggaGGGGAGATATTTcatggttcttgcaaccccttcaacacgtaaGTGTTGCAAGCTGAACTGAAAcattgcgaaagcggttgttaccaatggaaaggtgagagctgtcatactcccctttaaacacttcaaacatctggcatggatggcatctatccagcaatgctaaaggatggattgctaagaaatacttttctagcatgtcttgcCTTGGGCTATGTACCAtatctcttggcagaaggttaaagtAGTCTTCATGCCgcagcctgggaaagatgactattataacccaaagaacttcagacagatcaggttgacttcattcttgcttaaAGGTTGGGAGatactggttgagcatcacattcatgGGAAGGCGCTTTGGTCATACTCATTTAATGAAAACCGACactgaaatgtcaacaacggCTTGGGTAGGGACTTCACTCCCAGCTACGACCTTTGACTGTTGAAAACGAACTatggttggtttttggaatgtgtgcACATTCCTCGATAACGACATCGAGGGTCGTCAGAGAGAAGAATACTACTCTCTTGCCACAATGTCCGGATACTGGGCAGCAAAGCCCTGCGGtcgtagtaacatcctagataaaTACCTCGAGGACTCTGTGGATTCTATATGGACTACGCTACACGAAAGTCAAACTTCACTAGAAAGTTTGCTGTGGCGACTTGTTgtaagactatgacacagtatttttcaccgacggatcaaaagtGGTCTGTGAATGGCTGGGGCATAATCTGAGCCCCTAGCGTAACATAGCTATTTTGAAcgatagccaagcggccattaaagccttgtactcagcgacgacatcttccaggctgctGGGGCAGTACAGAAATGCGCTTAACTgtctgggcggcacgttcaAGGCCACCTTCCTCAGGTTTCCCGGTCATAGGCATTTAGAGGGGAATTAGCAAGTAGCAAGCAATTAGTTAGTAAGAAGGTTAAAATTATGtacttcacgtgaatttatcgcactctaaggcttgtatgacgtcatcatcatataaagtctaCTTAGCGGAGTTAGAGTttagaaatacatatgtatatagagaaatattttgaattaaagGTATacgcgaatgggaaaacgtgaatagggaATTTTTCGCAcacgatgaatacaaaacctttaaatcGGAAGCATTCAGTGAACtagtttgtttgctttttgacgaattatattgtattattgGTTTTGGCTCCACCGAATTTGGAACTTGAAAACAAACGAAGTTTTTTATGCCTTCATTGAATAGGTGTATTGACATACAATAGTAACAACAAATGAAGTAAACAATACTATTGTGTTGATATTAATGATATATGATTACAAATCATATTAACAGCT is a window encoding:
- the LOC119661635 gene encoding nucleoside diphosphate kinase homolog 5 — protein: MKRIKCDLIKSPPPQHFPPEHVLETTLAIIKPDGMVYRNEILKLILKAGFQIIQRKMVRLSPEQASDFYKNKHDLKAYNLMVFSLSEGPIEVMCLAKEDAIEAWKCLMGPERKTDAILCFPDTIRGRFSTCTDDERNVVHGSENERCARFEIHFFFPNFIIEPIRQEDAYKLCCESVLMSTLFDGLYKVSVERPFDPVTWLAQWLLQHNPLKPVVSDTCDSMKEKISELEKIAAATGTKISTAKYKGYSHASTSSLSSSAISCICSCEPCSTTSGKSERSVHAQACSCSLVLNPKDVTFCPVCHKTMKFQLRQSCDESAVSSSSHVVSAPTSSNVETQTESSTSICSYPKVAEL